Proteins from a single region of Styela clava chromosome 1, kaStyClav1.hap1.2, whole genome shotgun sequence:
- the LOC144428882 gene encoding uncharacterized protein LOC144428882 isoform X1 has translation MIISSCVSTLIVCLLFNPAVGKPGYHRENENCALPVFDEVNYNMLPDSWYQILNTKDLLERGVPCYAIKYFKETSDGIFAEFQDISSVEKGTMSISAVIPFRWYQNGNSIIRYDTSFEYLWSNWAKHNGTNEHSLEEMHYFKEHLSSCFTDYEHYFMCLQCGGEGPRYIWVHSRNPHPTAEDILRVHNKLVTIGGGWSAVPLYLSDCHKFSMPETIAY, from the exons ATGATCATCTCAAGTTGTGTCTCCACTTTGATCGTTTGCTTGTTGTTCAATCCGGCAGTTGGAAAACCAGGATACCATCGTGAAAACGAAAATTGCGCGTTGCCCGTTTTTGACGAAGTCAATTACAATATG CTTCCTGATTCTTGGTATCAAATTCTGAACACCAAGGATCTACTTGAACGTGGTGTGCCCTGTTATgcgatcaaatatttcaaagaaaCTTCTGACGGAATTTTTGCTGAATTTCAGGATATTTCATCAGtggaaaa AGGTACAATGTCAATTAGCGCAGTCATACCATTCCGTTGGTATCAGAATGGAAACTCAATCATAAGATACGACACAAGTTTTG AATATTTGTGGTCAAATTGGGCAAAACATAACGGAACAAATGAACATTCTTTGGAAG AGATGCATTACTTTAAGGAGCATTTGTCGAGTTGCTTCACGGATTACGAACATTATTTCATGTGCTTGCAGTGTGGTGGAGAAG GTCCAAGGTATATATGGGTTCACAGTCGTAATCCACATCCCACTGCAGAAGACATTTTACGAGTACACAACAAGCTTGTTACAATCGGTGGTGGCTGGAGCGCAGTTCCCTTGTACTTATCCGACTGTCATAAATTTAGCATGCCTGAAACAATTGCTTATTAA